From the Elaeis guineensis isolate ETL-2024a chromosome 16, EG11, whole genome shotgun sequence genome, the window ACGACGGGCGCATTCAAGCCTCTGTCCTCCACGTGGCAGCATCATGACGGAAACATGAGAGATCGGGCGTCTTTGAATTAATTATTTATGCTAATAATACACTTTAAAATACGttatctttctaatttttttaacgtTGTGGAAGCCCATGAAGTCCCAACGACGGCGCTCGTGCCTCTGAGTAAAAGTCACGTGATATTTACATAAATAATAGCTGGTTTTAATTTAAATAGACTGTATTTGGAGCAGTAATCCGCATGCAGGCACTCTAATGATTGTTTCTGTTGCTTCCAATCACTCTTCGAGGTTATTAAACTCCGAAGGTTAGAGGGAATGTTCCAAAGTTAAAATAAAGCTTCCGTCAGTTATAATTACCCGTGGCTGCACATTCTTCATGGATTTGGGTCTTGAGGATCCAGAGTTCTAATAATGGTTATGGACGGCAATATTAACTCAAAATGACACATTTGCCCATGGTCTAAGGGGTAGCAGGCGAAGAATGGAGGGTTAGGATTGGTCACTTAGCGAAGATCACTAACGTTAGTTAGTAATATCCAAAGAGATGGCTACGGCGGTTACGACGGGAGAGAAATGGGCAGCGGGTCCGACACGGGCGGTCGATGGGGCCCATAATGCCGGTTGGGCGGTCGGCCCCTCATTTCGCTGCCCTTGCGAACCAAGCCAAAATGACTACACCCGGTCCCACAGGACCGGACCCGACCCACGTtgaacttttttttattatttttaatcttcTATAAGTCGGGATCACCTGATGGTCTCTTGAACCAGAAGCAAAGTTCCACGTGGCGGCATAGCAGCTGTGTTGGATGACACCTGGAGGCTACGTGGGCTCGGTTCAATTGACCGGAATCGGGCCCCCCGGACCGCGTCACGTGACGGTCTGAACCGTGGAGTTGGGCGCGGCTTTACGCTTTAAATACGAGCGCCTTGGGTCGTGGGACGCTCGTGCTCTTCCAAGGGAGTGGCGGTTTGATCGAAGAGAGGGAGGTGGAGTCGGGACAAAGGAGTGGGAGGGGCGTGTCGGCCACTGGGTTTCCCTTTGGTCGCGGCGAGGATTTTGGAGCGACTTCGCTTTGTTGGTCTCGTCGCGTTGCGGGGATATTAGAGGGAGAAAGCGAGAGGGAAGAGCGAGGGGACATTGAGCGGGAGAAAGGGGCAGACGGAGCGGGAGGAAGGAGTGTTCAAAAGGACACAGAGTAGAGGAGATTTTTTTTAGGAGAAAAATGGCGTTCGAGGTGTTGAAGGGAGAGGAGATGGAATGGCCAGCGTATTTGGACGAGTACGAGAAGCTTGTCATCCGGATGAACACTCCTAGGTTCGTTCCTTTGCTCCATGTTCTTCCTTGAGTCCATAAAGCTTTGTTCTGTTCTGTTCTGTTCTGTAAGCTTTGGTTTCCTTTGTTTTTTTACATTTTTCCCTTGGTTTCAAACCGTTTACAACTCCATTTCTTGATCTCGACATCTCTTTGGATATGTTTGTTCCTTTTCCTCTAAAGTGTTGGGATTTAATCGATTTCGAAGTACTTCTCTTTTAGTTTTTGTTGCAGAGATAGAAGTGCTTCTCTGGGATGGGTTTCTTACGCCTTTGTTTCGGCTCTTTGTTGCAGGGTGGTCATTGACAATGCCGTCTGCCCCACTGCGACGCTGGTTCAGGTAACGAAGAAAAACTAAAAAAACTAAGTCCGAGATGCAAGAAAGGAGGGTTTTTGTTAGAAATGTCACTAACGGAGAGCTCCCCTCTTGTGATGAAACCAGGTCGACAGCGCGAGGAAGCAGGGCTTCCTCCTGGAGGCCGTCCAGGTCCTTGCGGACCTCAACGTCTCCATTAAGAAGGCTTACATCTCCTCCGATGGCCGCTGGTTCATGGACGTCTTCCACGTTACCGACCAGTTCGGCGGCAAGCTTACCGACGAGAGCGTCATCTCCTATATCGAACAGGTCTTTTCTTCCTCTAAATTCCCAAAAAAATCCgattattttgagatctatttgcTTGCTGCTTTGGAAAATCGCAAAACCCCCGCAAAAATCTCATTTTTAGAAGCCTCATTAATTACTTTTCTCGTAAAAATGCAGTCTTTGGAGACGGGAAGCGGCATTAAGTCCTCCGGCAGCGGCGGCGGTGACGGCCTGACGGTGCTGGAGCTCACTGGGGCGGATCGGCCGGGACTCCTCTCGGAGGTCTTCGCAGTGCTCGCCGACCTCCAGTGCGGGGTGGTGGAGGCGAAGGTGTGGACCCACAATGGCCGGATCGCATGCCTCCTCTTCGTCCGGGACGAGACTTCCGGAGAGCCAATCGAGAACGCCCTTCGGATCCACGGCGTCGAATCCCGCCTCGGCCACGTCCTCAAGGGCGACCACGGAGTCCGCGGCGCCAAGACCGCCGTCTCCTCCCTCGCCGTCGCCCACACCGACCGCCGCCTCCACCAGATGATGTTCGCCGACCGCGACTATGAGCACCCTCCCCCGTCTCCGGCGGCGGCGCCGCCCTCTGTCTCCGTGCAGAACTGGATCGAGAGAGGCTACTCCATCGTCACCGTCCAGTGCCAGGACCGTCCCAAGCTACTGTTCGACATTGTTTGCACGCTTACAGACATGGAGTACGTGGTGTTCCATGGAACCATTGACACTGATGGCGATCAAGCTCACCAGGTTTGATCTTTGTCATTTGGATTAATTACTTGTGAAAAAAGTTGGTTCCTTGCAGTAATATCTTTATTGGATTTGTTCAGGAGTTCTATATAAGGCACAAAGATGGGAGCCCAATCAGCTCAGAAGCAGAGAGGCAGCGAGTGATCCAATGCTTGCAAGCCGCCATTGAGAGGAGAGCATCAGAGGTATCAAAGCTACCACCTTTTTCACTAAATTATGCTTGATTCCTCTGAAAGAAACACTGACAGAAGTATCTGATTCTTTCCTCCAATGTCATTTTGTGTTGATGTAATCAACTCTATGTTTGCATGGTGGTAGGGTTTGAGAGTGGAGCTGTGTGCTGTTGATCGGCCGGGGCTGCTCTCCGACATCACTCGGACATTCCGGGAGAATGGGCTGTTTGTCACAAGGGCGGAGGTGTCGACGAAGGGCCAAATGGCCTCGAATTTTTTCTATGTGATTGATGCCGCCGGAAAGCCAGCAGATCATGATGCAATTGAGGCTGTCCGGCAGAGGATCGGGACCGGGACTGCTTGTCTTAAAGTGGAGGAGGAGCAGTGGCTGCAGGTCTGCCGGAAGGCGGCGAGGGCTCGGGAGGAGGCTCAGACTCAGACTGGTGGTGGTTTAGGGCTGTTCTATTTGGGGAATCTAGTGATGAGGAATCTGTACAActtgggtttgattagatcttGCTCTTAGATTCTATGATGTATTGGTTGTCTTTCCATTATACCATACCTTGCTTCCAATTGGATCTGTACATAGCACAAGGTGGGGAAGAAGGAAGTGAAttgaagtaaagaaaaagaatctCTGTTGGTTGTTAAATTGTCATATGGTTGAGGGCCCAGGGATATTTTGTTCTGGAAGGGGTTGAGGGGCCACTGAATAGTATTTTGTAGAAGAGGAGAACAAAACAGAAGGAAAGAATTGGATTGGTTGTGGATGGGGTCTTGGTTGCTGCTGCTTTGGGGTTTGAAAGTTGCTGGTTGGAGGCAATTTGGTGGGAGCTAGTTGGTGGTGGGGAATTGGTGGATTGCCAGCTTGGAAAGATTGGTGTGGgttgttctttttttttgttgttgtttcttttcttttgggtGACACACCTTGTACATAAACCATTGATGTTTAGTACTAATGTTTGACtccatcatttgatttcatctctctctctctctctctctctctctctctctctctctctctcttccatggaACTTTGTTTTGTAATTCTCTTCAATTCTGGTGGCTATGTAGTTGGCTTACCTGGAAACAAGGTGAGCCCACTGATTTATGCTCCCCCTGATCATCTTACATGCTTTAGCAGAACAATTCTTCCAGTTTTACTTAATTCAAG encodes:
- the LOC105059401 gene encoding ACT domain-containing protein ACR8; the protein is MAFEVLKGEEMEWPAYLDEYEKLVIRMNTPRVVIDNAVCPTATLVQVDSARKQGFLLEAVQVLADLNVSIKKAYISSDGRWFMDVFHVTDQFGGKLTDESVISYIEQSLETGSGIKSSGSGGGDGLTVLELTGADRPGLLSEVFAVLADLQCGVVEAKVWTHNGRIACLLFVRDETSGEPIENALRIHGVESRLGHVLKGDHGVRGAKTAVSSLAVAHTDRRLHQMMFADRDYEHPPPSPAAAPPSVSVQNWIERGYSIVTVQCQDRPKLLFDIVCTLTDMEYVVFHGTIDTDGDQAHQEFYIRHKDGSPISSEAERQRVIQCLQAAIERRASEGLRVELCAVDRPGLLSDITRTFRENGLFVTRAEVSTKGQMASNFFYVIDAAGKPADHDAIEAVRQRIGTGTACLKVEEEQWLQVCRKAARAREEAQTQTGGGLGLFYLGNLVMRNLYNLGLIRSCS